In one Pseudodesulfovibrio tunisiensis genomic region, the following are encoded:
- a CDS encoding phosphotransferase family protein has product MIELTRTSLEEYLRKVFGRNARLIGAGDIGNLDEQGMKGFGYGKPLLIRFEHDGTEKEAVLSVMKGDKYGHQFYWDRAAILMFQFETSALMERHARPLGLGYVNADSELVPVESPREFFIVNEKLEGHDYFQDLERIREGGFRDSDVDMAREFARWLARVHSRKLDDPDLYYRRIRNLIGSSECILGLIDEAFPHPYEFFPDERFRGLEKQCVEWRWKLRGYSHRLSAVHGDFHPWNVLVTDDGDFSVLDRSRGEWGEPGGDLATMAVNYLLWSLYDHDRLNGKYELLYRAYFEEYLSLTGDEEVLEVMAPFFVFRALVIASPEWYPDHPVNVRRRLFRFMENVLEDSVFDWEHINRYME; this is encoded by the coding sequence GTGATCGAACTGACCAGGACCTCGCTGGAAGAGTATCTTCGGAAGGTGTTCGGCCGCAATGCGCGGTTGATCGGAGCCGGGGACATCGGCAACCTGGACGAGCAGGGCATGAAGGGCTTTGGCTACGGAAAGCCTTTGCTCATCCGTTTCGAGCACGATGGAACTGAAAAGGAGGCCGTACTGTCCGTCATGAAGGGGGACAAGTACGGCCATCAGTTTTATTGGGACCGGGCCGCCATTCTGATGTTCCAGTTCGAGACTTCGGCCCTCATGGAACGCCATGCCCGTCCGCTCGGACTCGGGTATGTGAATGCGGACAGCGAGCTTGTTCCTGTGGAGTCGCCCCGGGAGTTCTTCATTGTTAATGAAAAACTTGAAGGGCATGACTACTTTCAGGATCTGGAGCGCATTCGCGAGGGCGGATTTCGGGATTCGGACGTGGACATGGCGCGCGAATTCGCCCGGTGGCTTGCCCGCGTGCATTCCCGCAAGCTGGATGATCCCGACCTGTACTATCGCCGCATTCGCAACCTCATCGGTTCCAGCGAATGCATTCTCGGCCTGATCGACGAGGCCTTTCCGCATCCCTACGAGTTTTTTCCGGACGAGCGGTTCCGTGGTCTGGAAAAGCAGTGCGTGGAGTGGCGCTGGAAGCTTCGCGGCTACAGCCATCGGCTGAGCGCCGTGCATGGGGATTTTCATCCGTGGAATGTGCTGGTCACGGATGACGGCGACTTTTCCGTGCTGGACCGGAGCCGGGGCGAGTGGGGCGAGCCCGGCGGCGATCTCGCGACCATGGCCGTGAACTACCTGCTCTGGAGCCTGTACGACCACGACCGCCTGAACGGGAAATACGAGCTGCTGTACCGGGCCTATTTCGAGGAATACCTCTCCCTGACCGGGGACGAGGAAGTGCTTGAGGTCATGGCTCCGTTCTTCGTGTTTCGCGCCCTGGTCATCGCTTCTCCGGAATGGTACCCGGATCATCCCGTCAACGTGCGTCGTCGCCTGTTTCGGTTCATGGAAAACGTGCTTGAGGACTCGGTCTTCGATTGGGAACACATCAATCGCTACATGGAATGA
- a CDS encoding adenylyl-sulfate kinase gives MPETGFAIWVVGLPGSGKSTLAKAVHARLLEHGHDAVLLQMDARRKAYFPNPTYSAEERAQAYAMFIDEAATLVEQGRAVVMDGTAYRAAMRREARKCIARFAEILVRCDVREAMRREASRPKGLVMAGLYCKALERQETGKQFDGLGDVVGVDVPFEEDSGAEFMIDNTTLSKAETRAAVVAFLDSWLKNA, from the coding sequence ATGCCGGAAACCGGATTCGCCATCTGGGTCGTGGGGCTGCCGGGCAGCGGCAAGTCCACGTTGGCCAAGGCCGTTCATGCACGGCTGCTGGAGCACGGCCATGACGCGGTCCTGCTTCAGATGGATGCCCGTCGCAAGGCGTATTTCCCGAATCCGACGTATTCGGCAGAAGAACGCGCGCAGGCGTATGCCATGTTCATTGACGAAGCCGCGACGCTGGTGGAGCAGGGGCGGGCCGTTGTCATGGACGGTACGGCGTATCGCGCGGCCATGCGGCGGGAGGCGCGCAAATGCATTGCCCGGTTTGCGGAAATTCTTGTCCGGTGCGACGTGCGTGAAGCCATGCGCCGTGAGGCTTCCCGGCCCAAAGGGCTGGTCATGGCCGGACTGTATTGCAAGGCCTTGGAGCGGCAGGAAACCGGAAAACAGTTTGATGGGCTTGGCGATGTCGTGGGTGTGGACGTGCCTTTCGAGGAAGATTCCGGGGCCGAATTCATGATCGACAACACCACGCTTTCCAAAGCCGAGACCCGTGCCGCCGTGGTCGCTTTTCTGGACAGTTGGCTCAAGAACGCTTAA
- the miaB gene encoding tRNA (N6-isopentenyl adenosine(37)-C2)-methylthiotransferase MiaB — MKYHISTFGCQMNVHDSEWLARALDSRGWTAVPEDEAQVFIVNTCSVREKPEQKVYSELGRIAGRLRDIPEGFAAVGGCVAQQVGRGFFERFPFVRLVFGSDGIANAPNALERLAEGSDEKVALLDFVSLYEEREQAEGETVRIAETRQAFVNIMQGCDNFCSYCIVPYTRGRQKSRHPEAVIEECRMLVRSGVRELTLLGQNVNSFGLDKGGVGVSFADLLRSVAAIPGLDRLRFTTSHPKDIAPEVIAAFGELENLCPSLHLPLQSGSDAVLKRMKRRYTRERYLSIVEGLKQARPDIALTTDLIVGFPGETEEDFQETLRVMKQVEYESSFSFKYSDRPGVAALNMEPKVSPEEASDRLTRLQNLQNAITGNSLKKQVGNRTQVLIEGVSRRQDGGGTWWKGRDPAGRIVNLALPHEKGMTGLMVPARITEAKKHSLMGERTGEPW, encoded by the coding sequence ATGAAATACCATATCAGCACTTTTGGCTGCCAGATGAACGTGCATGACTCGGAATGGCTTGCACGAGCTTTGGACAGCCGCGGATGGACCGCGGTCCCCGAGGACGAGGCTCAGGTCTTCATTGTCAACACCTGCTCGGTGCGGGAAAAGCCCGAGCAGAAGGTGTATAGCGAACTCGGCAGGATCGCGGGACGGCTGCGGGACATCCCCGAAGGGTTTGCTGCGGTCGGTGGCTGCGTGGCCCAGCAGGTGGGACGCGGCTTTTTCGAACGTTTTCCCTTTGTTCGACTGGTGTTCGGTTCGGATGGCATTGCCAATGCGCCCAATGCGCTTGAGCGATTGGCCGAGGGCTCGGACGAGAAGGTCGCGCTGCTGGATTTCGTATCCCTGTACGAGGAACGTGAGCAGGCCGAGGGCGAGACCGTGCGCATTGCCGAGACTCGGCAGGCGTTCGTGAACATCATGCAGGGGTGTGACAACTTCTGTTCCTACTGCATCGTGCCGTACACGCGCGGTCGTCAGAAGTCCCGGCATCCCGAGGCCGTCATCGAGGAATGCCGGATGCTCGTGCGGTCCGGGGTGCGCGAGCTGACTCTGCTGGGCCAGAACGTGAACAGCTTCGGTCTGGACAAGGGCGGCGTGGGCGTGAGTTTTGCCGATCTGCTTCGGTCCGTGGCCGCGATTCCTGGATTGGATCGTCTGCGATTCACCACGTCGCATCCCAAGGACATTGCGCCGGAAGTCATTGCCGCGTTCGGAGAGCTGGAGAATCTGTGCCCGTCCCTGCATCTGCCGCTTCAATCCGGCTCGGACGCCGTGCTCAAGCGCATGAAGCGTCGCTATACCCGGGAGCGCTATTTGTCCATCGTGGAGGGACTCAAGCAGGCCCGGCCCGACATTGCCCTGACCACGGATCTGATCGTGGGTTTTCCCGGAGAGACCGAGGAGGATTTTCAGGAGACCCTGCGCGTCATGAAGCAGGTGGAGTACGAGTCCAGCTTTTCCTTCAAGTATTCCGACAGGCCGGGCGTTGCCGCTCTGAACATGGAACCCAAGGTGTCGCCTGAAGAAGCTTCGGACAGGCTGACCCGCTTGCAGAATTTGCAGAATGCTATTACTGGAAATAGTCTAAAAAAGCAGGTCGGAAACCGGACGCAGGTTCTGATCGAAGGAGTGAGCCGCAGGCAGGACGGCGGCGGTACCTGGTGGAAGGGCCGCGATCCGGCCGGACGTATCGTGAATCTCGCATTGCCCCATGAAAAGGGCATGACCGGGCTCATGGTTCCTGCCAGGATAACCGAAGCCAAGAAACACTCCCTGATGGGGGAAAGGACGGGCGAGCCGTGGTAA
- a CDS encoding bifunctional nuclease family protein produces MVKVDIFGLAIDENSRSPILMLKDEVSNLVLPIWIGAMEAMSISVALNKVPFPRPMTHDLLLSMIKGMGGSVTRVEVTDIEGGTFYAEIVVEHGENTRRIDSRPSDAIALAVRAECPILVSQAVLDDAGAPYQETETVLKRDESSKWLDELEKMSEKDTKYKM; encoded by the coding sequence GTGGTAAAGGTCGACATATTCGGACTGGCTATTGACGAGAATTCCCGATCTCCGATCCTGATGCTCAAGGATGAGGTGAGCAATCTCGTGTTGCCCATCTGGATCGGGGCAATGGAGGCCATGTCCATTTCCGTCGCCCTGAACAAGGTTCCCTTTCCCCGGCCCATGACGCATGACCTGCTTCTCAGCATGATCAAGGGCATGGGCGGCAGCGTGACCCGGGTTGAGGTCACGGATATCGAAGGCGGCACGTTCTACGCGGAAATCGTCGTGGAGCATGGCGAGAATACCCGGCGGATCGACAGTCGTCCCTCGGATGCCATCGCCCTTGCCGTCCGGGCGGAATGCCCGATTCTCGTGAGTCAGGCCGTGCTGGACGATGCCGGGGCTCCATATCAGGAGACCGAGACGGTTCTCAAAAGGGACGAATCCAGCAAGTGGCTCGATGAATTGGAAAAAATGTCGGAAAAAGACACCAAATACAAGATGTGA
- a CDS encoding histidinol phosphate phosphatase domain-containing protein, with protein MIDLHTHTVFSDGELIPAELVRRAQVAGYKAVGLTDHADESNMYHTLENVIRFVRKQGHFFDVTVIPGVEITHVPPALIGEMTREARKAGARVVVVHGETPVEPVDRGTNLAAIEAGVDILAHPGLITDEEAALAVEKGVALEITTRGGHSYTNGHVAAMARKHGAKLVIDNDAHAPRDLIGRELRRVVALGAGLTPEELRAAEANSREIVQRCMK; from the coding sequence ATGATAGATTTGCATACCCATACGGTTTTCAGCGATGGCGAACTCATTCCAGCGGAACTCGTTCGCCGTGCACAGGTGGCCGGGTACAAGGCCGTTGGCCTGACCGATCATGCCGATGAAAGCAACATGTATCACACCTTGGAAAACGTGATCCGTTTCGTGAGGAAACAGGGACACTTTTTCGATGTGACCGTGATCCCCGGCGTGGAAATCACGCACGTGCCCCCGGCGTTGATTGGCGAAATGACCCGCGAGGCGCGCAAGGCCGGAGCCCGGGTGGTCGTGGTGCACGGGGAAACGCCGGTCGAACCTGTGGATCGGGGAACCAATCTCGCTGCCATCGAGGCCGGAGTGGATATTCTGGCACATCCCGGTCTGATCACGGACGAGGAAGCTGCTCTGGCCGTGGAAAAAGGGGTTGCTCTGGAAATCACCACACGGGGCGGGCACAGCTATACCAACGGTCATGTGGCGGCCATGGCGCGCAAGCACGGTGCCAAACTGGTCATCGACAACGATGCCCATGCCCCACGCGATCTGATCGGCAGGGAGCTGCGGCGGGTCGTGGCGTTGGGGGCCGGACTGACGCCCGAGGAGTTGCGGGCGGCCGAGGCCAATTCGCGGGAGATCGTGCAGCGCTGCATGAAATAG
- a CDS encoding MotA/TolQ/ExbB proton channel family protein, whose translation MNLLPDSDIVTLLSGATLAVKLVLLFLACMSLWSWTIIFYKFLSIGVARRKVAQGYDAFVDAHDLTSGLKALGGRDASPLARVGALAVKEFRLLERAEVNRERKRMLAKDTLRRVLKQGISKEMRSLTRNLPFLATCANAAPFIGLFGTVWGIMHSFHSIGQQQSAALATVAPGISEALVATAIGLLVAIPATIFYNYFLGKLNEVESGMVDFAGAFLNRAEREIAWAEKAKAKN comes from the coding sequence ATGAATCTTCTTCCCGACAGCGACATCGTCACGCTGCTTTCCGGCGCCACCCTTGCGGTGAAGCTGGTACTGCTCTTTCTGGCCTGCATGAGCCTGTGGAGCTGGACCATCATCTTCTACAAATTCCTTTCGATTGGCGTTGCCCGGCGCAAGGTTGCGCAGGGGTATGACGCATTCGTGGATGCGCATGACCTGACCTCGGGGCTCAAGGCTCTCGGCGGACGGGACGCATCGCCTCTGGCACGCGTTGGTGCGTTGGCTGTCAAGGAGTTCAGGCTTCTCGAACGGGCCGAGGTCAACCGCGAGCGCAAGCGCATGCTGGCCAAGGACACTCTGCGTCGAGTGCTCAAGCAGGGCATCAGCAAGGAAATGCGTTCCCTGACCCGCAATCTGCCGTTTCTGGCAACCTGCGCCAATGCCGCCCCGTTCATCGGGCTGTTCGGCACGGTCTGGGGCATCATGCATTCCTTCCACAGCATCGGCCAGCAGCAGTCCGCAGCACTTGCCACGGTTGCCCCGGGCATTTCCGAAGCTTTGGTCGCCACGGCCATCGGCCTGCTCGTGGCCATTCCCGCCACGATTTTCTACAACTACTTTCTGGGCAAGCTCAATGAAGTCGAGTCCGGGATGGTGGATTTCGCTGGCGCGTTTCTGAATCGCGCGGAACGGGAAATCGCCTGGGCCGAAAAGGCCAAAGCCAAAAACTAG
- the tolR gene encoding protein TolR — translation MAIKTGGGYLNEINVTPFVDVMLVLLIIFMVTAPLMTQGVEVDLPTTRTVRNLPQDSDHLVLTVKRDGRMFLDEYQVGFEELQDHLKRLVANQKKQLFLRADKEVPYGTVVKVMGEIKGAGIDRLGIVAEQEKQARK, via the coding sequence ATGGCGATCAAGACTGGCGGCGGCTACCTGAACGAAATCAACGTCACCCCGTTCGTGGATGTGATGCTGGTGCTGCTGATCATTTTCATGGTTACGGCTCCGCTCATGACCCAGGGCGTGGAAGTGGACCTGCCCACCACGCGCACCGTGCGCAACCTGCCTCAGGACAGTGATCATCTCGTGCTGACCGTGAAACGGGACGGCAGGATGTTTCTGGACGAGTATCAGGTGGGCTTCGAGGAATTGCAGGACCATCTCAAGCGGCTGGTGGCGAACCAGAAAAAGCAGCTTTTTCTGCGTGCGGACAAGGAAGTGCCCTACGGCACCGTGGTCAAGGTCATGGGCGAGATCAAGGGCGCGGGAATTGATCGGCTCGGTATTGTGGCCGAGCAGGAAAAGCAGGCCCGGAAGTAG
- a CDS encoding TonB family protein yields the protein MRHFFGFIASFFFHCALVAVALFWATGTPVRVNMDRPVYTVDLVSLAPPPPPAPVEKVPAASEVKPVSQPESAAPVEVKGDPEPVKPVVKPEPEKKAKKISPKKDEKKKVVKRKEKPKPEPKPKPKPKPKPKPKPGKTEKQLLAEGLKAAQKKVAAQERRQKRKLADELAALRKNESGVYAHGGQQDGREGGVQGGSGISGSGLSEVYALIVGTAIKKNWRYPSFAGEANIVASVEIVLASDGRILEYKVVAPSGNAVFDNSALQAIKQTEYVERPRTERDRVLVINFNSQELSE from the coding sequence ATGCGTCATTTTTTCGGTTTCATAGCCTCTTTTTTCTTTCACTGTGCCCTGGTTGCGGTCGCGCTTTTCTGGGCCACGGGAACGCCGGTCAGGGTGAACATGGATCGGCCCGTGTATACGGTCGATCTGGTTTCCCTTGCGCCTCCGCCGCCTCCGGCTCCGGTAGAGAAAGTCCCGGCTGCGTCCGAGGTCAAACCGGTCTCTCAGCCGGAATCTGCCGCTCCGGTGGAGGTCAAGGGTGACCCCGAACCGGTCAAGCCGGTCGTCAAGCCGGAGCCTGAAAAAAAAGCCAAAAAGATCAGTCCCAAAAAGGACGAAAAGAAGAAAGTCGTAAAAAGGAAGGAAAAGCCGAAACCCGAACCGAAACCAAAGCCCAAACCGAAGCCCAAACCGAAGCCCAAGCCCGGAAAAACGGAAAAGCAGCTTTTGGCCGAGGGACTCAAGGCCGCGCAGAAAAAGGTTGCCGCGCAGGAACGCAGACAGAAGCGGAAACTGGCTGACGAGCTTGCCGCGCTTCGAAAAAACGAGAGCGGCGTATATGCGCATGGTGGTCAGCAGGACGGCCGGGAAGGTGGTGTGCAGGGAGGCAGCGGGATCAGCGGATCCGGTCTGTCCGAGGTGTACGCCCTGATCGTGGGGACGGCCATCAAGAAGAATTGGCGCTATCCTTCGTTTGCCGGAGAAGCGAATATCGTTGCGTCCGTGGAAATCGTTCTGGCTTCGGATGGAAGAATTCTCGAATACAAGGTTGTTGCTCCCTCGGGCAATGCCGTGTTTGACAATTCCGCGCTTCAGGCTATCAAACAGACCGAGTACGTGGAACGCCCGCGAACCGAACGGGACCGCGTTCTCGTTATCAACTTCAACAGTCAGGAACTTTCAGAGTAG
- a CDS encoding protein tolB, translating into MKRLFQLFAVIFLAVALAVPAFAQAPLTVDIHGPGQRMVNFVMLPPRPAGVSLVPQAPSQALAELIANDLGYIPFLRNVPSNSLLGGDPSKGVERKDIDFKPLQLAKVDLVMTTGWDGNSVELRVFETFSGRRVVGKKYNDLDRVPLAKVADRFCSVFLEALTGKKGFFESPIAFVKHEGETKEIFTILPQGRELQRITRLGGFNLSPAWSMNGRKIAFTHIGKKTHSLGVYDADTRKITLYTKGLGHSVISPVFGPDDHITVALNRNGATNIYQLDGQFRPKRTLAQGPYIDVSPSFDRTGELMAFTSGRAGNPHIYLMNMKTGQVRRVTIQGKYNTHPCLSPNGRFVAYTHRTDEGHRIFLHDLATGREKQLTFGPGNDEFPAFGPDGYFIAFASNRTGEYKLYLTTRHGDTPRMLPTGKGPAYAPAWDTSRQW; encoded by the coding sequence ATGAAACGACTTTTCCAGTTGTTTGCCGTGATTTTTCTTGCCGTGGCCCTGGCGGTCCCGGCTTTTGCCCAGGCTCCGCTCACCGTGGACATCCATGGCCCGGGTCAGCGCATGGTCAATTTCGTCATGCTGCCGCCCAGACCTGCGGGAGTATCGCTCGTGCCTCAGGCGCCGTCCCAAGCCTTGGCCGAACTCATTGCCAATGATCTCGGTTACATTCCGTTTCTCAGGAATGTGCCTTCAAATTCGTTGCTTGGCGGTGATCCGAGCAAGGGCGTCGAACGCAAGGACATTGATTTCAAACCGTTGCAGCTTGCCAAGGTTGATCTGGTCATGACCACGGGCTGGGACGGAAACAGTGTGGAGCTGCGTGTTTTCGAGACGTTCAGTGGACGTCGGGTCGTTGGCAAGAAATACAACGATCTTGACCGGGTACCGCTTGCCAAGGTCGCAGACAGATTCTGTTCCGTGTTTCTGGAGGCCTTGACCGGAAAAAAGGGATTTTTCGAATCTCCCATCGCTTTCGTGAAGCATGAGGGCGAGACCAAGGAAATTTTCACCATTTTGCCGCAGGGCAGGGAGTTGCAGCGCATCACCCGACTTGGCGGATTCAATCTCAGCCCGGCCTGGTCCATGAATGGCCGCAAGATCGCATTCACGCACATTGGCAAGAAGACCCATTCCCTCGGTGTCTACGACGCGGATACAAGGAAGATCACGCTGTATACCAAGGGACTCGGTCATTCCGTCATCAGCCCGGTATTCGGACCGGACGATCACATCACCGTGGCCCTGAATCGCAACGGCGCGACCAACATCTATCAGCTTGACGGCCAGTTTCGCCCCAAGCGGACTCTGGCTCAGGGACCGTACATCGATGTTTCCCCGAGCTTCGACCGGACCGGCGAACTCATGGCCTTTACCTCGGGCCGGGCGGGCAATCCCCACATCTATCTCATGAACATGAAGACCGGACAGGTGAGGCGCGTAACCATTCAGGGCAAATACAACACGCATCCCTGCCTCAGCCCGAACGGTCGATTCGTGGCCTATACGCACCGGACCGATGAGGGGCACCGCATTTTTCTGCACGATCTGGCTACCGGGCGGGAAAAGCAGCTGACCTTCGGCCCGGGCAATGACGAATTCCCAGCCTTTGGGCCGGACGGCTATTTCATCGCCTTTGCCTCAAACAGGACAGGGGAATACAAGCTGTATCTGACCACGCGTCATGGCGATACGCCCAGGATGCTGCCCACGGGCAAGGGGCCTGCCTATGCCCCGGCCTGGGATACGTCGCGACAGTGGTAG
- the pal gene encoding peptidoglycan-associated lipoprotein Pal, with protein sequence MKTKWYLGVLVVICLSLFVTAGCSTKKTSSMPPGATKVKVEDDSKWTPPPAPEAPQPQIDEEALKAEAEARARTQAIQELTDARIQFAFDSYELNEESRALLAVKASIMRNYADTTVVIEGYCDERGTEEYNLALGERRARAAYEHLVILGVAPERMSIVSFGEERPVDPSHNETAWAKNRRAEFVVQ encoded by the coding sequence ATGAAAACGAAATGGTATCTGGGCGTATTGGTAGTGATTTGCCTGTCCCTGTTCGTCACGGCCGGGTGTTCGACAAAAAAGACATCGAGCATGCCGCCGGGCGCGACCAAGGTGAAGGTGGAGGACGATTCCAAGTGGACGCCTCCTCCGGCTCCCGAAGCGCCCCAGCCCCAGATCGATGAAGAGGCTCTCAAGGCCGAAGCCGAAGCTCGCGCACGGACTCAGGCCATTCAGGAACTGACGGATGCCCGCATTCAATTCGCCTTTGATTCCTATGAGCTGAACGAGGAATCCCGTGCCCTGCTTGCTGTCAAGGCAAGCATCATGCGCAACTATGCCGACACCACCGTGGTGATTGAAGGCTATTGCGACGAGCGGGGTACCGAGGAATACAATCTTGCTCTCGGCGAACGCCGCGCCCGTGCCGCCTACGAACATCTGGTCATTCTGGGGGTTGCCCCGGAGCGGATGAGCATCGTCAGTTTTGGCGAGGAACGTCCGGTCGATCCCTCGCATAATGAAACCGCGTGGGCCAAGAACCGTCGGGCAGAGTTCGTGGTGCAGTAG
- a CDS encoding phosphatidylglycerophosphatase A family protein yields MNSAQSFSDKAAVFLATLGPIGHLPKAPGTWGSLAAILLAPACFLPAPFWMRIAILILIFGVGTWAASRAETVLDQKDPGCVIIDELLGQWIALLPFQVVSWWVLVLAFVLFRVFDILKPWPVRQAETAFPGGFGVMIDDAVAGGYALLILWLLCLAF; encoded by the coding sequence ATGAATTCCGCACAATCCTTTTCCGACAAGGCCGCCGTATTTCTGGCCACGCTTGGACCGATAGGACATTTGCCCAAGGCTCCGGGCACTTGGGGATCATTGGCAGCCATACTGCTTGCCCCGGCCTGTTTCCTGCCCGCCCCTTTCTGGATGCGCATCGCCATCCTGATTCTGATTTTCGGAGTCGGAACCTGGGCGGCATCCCGCGCCGAGACCGTTCTGGATCAAAAGGACCCGGGATGCGTCATCATCGACGAACTGCTCGGCCAGTGGATCGCCCTGCTCCCGTTTCAGGTGGTTTCGTGGTGGGTGCTGGTTCTGGCCTTTGTTCTGTTCAGGGTCTTCGACATACTCAAACCCTGGCCGGTCAGGCAGGCCGAAACCGCGTTTCCCGGAGGCTTCGGCGTAATGATCGACGATGCCGTGGCCGGTGGATACGCTCTGCTGATCCTCTGGCTGCTCTGTCTGGCTTTCTGA
- a CDS encoding Maf family protein codes for MTQHVQPTGPFVATKPLVLGSGSPRRRELLADLGLQFEICPSRAEEPAPLPGEEPDAYARRMATLKTLEVASRRPDAAVLGADTIVVLGKRIMGKPSDAQDALAMLSALAGTTHQVITGCCMALPGEAPNVFTVSTDVDMRNSSETELRAYIATGEPFDKAGAYAIQGIGTFLVTAIRGSYTNVVGLPVARIVDEAKRKGIIAPSG; via the coding sequence ATGACACAACACGTACAGCCTACCGGACCTTTCGTCGCAACAAAGCCGCTGGTGCTCGGCTCGGGCTCTCCCAGACGCAGGGAGCTTCTTGCCGATCTGGGCCTGCAATTCGAAATCTGTCCCAGCCGGGCCGAAGAGCCAGCTCCTCTGCCGGGCGAGGAACCCGATGCCTACGCCCGTCGCATGGCCACGCTCAAAACCCTTGAGGTTGCATCGCGCCGTCCCGATGCCGCGGTACTCGGAGCGGATACCATCGTGGTTCTGGGAAAACGGATCATGGGCAAACCCAGCGATGCGCAGGATGCCCTTGCCATGCTGTCAGCCCTTGCAGGCACCACGCATCAGGTCATCACCGGATGCTGCATGGCCTTGCCCGGAGAAGCTCCGAACGTATTCACCGTCAGCACGGACGTGGACATGCGCAACTCTTCCGAAACCGAACTGCGCGCCTACATTGCCACAGGCGAACCGTTCGACAAGGCCGGAGCCTACGCCATCCAAGGCATCGGCACTTTTCTGGTCACCGCCATTCGCGGCTCCTATACCAATGTGGTGGGATTGCCTGTGGCAAGAATCGTTGATGAGGCAAAGAGGAAAGGCATAATAGCTCCATCAGGCTGA
- a CDS encoding OmpA/MotB family protein, whose protein sequence is MRIPDSDLTKKFSSFEDFETTAAARGLNDWVVPWADLMMVMFVLFVVLFIYASTHKDVRVLFSPETASRAEAVGTLDPLIGLIGGISSQADQYASRNTVHVGGREVVFKSRADGVTVVQDREGRTRITLRGGLFFQAGEAGLNASAGQYLGEIAGLLRVSAGRVHVIGYSSANEADGVQSFALSGDRARSVAEYFIRESHIDPKRVILSGRGMYAPELPDSSVANQERNRRVEIVLFNES, encoded by the coding sequence ATGCGAATTCCGGATTCGGATTTGACAAAAAAATTCAGCTCGTTCGAAGATTTCGAAACCACGGCTGCGGCGCGGGGACTCAATGACTGGGTCGTGCCATGGGCTGATCTGATGATGGTGATGTTTGTCCTGTTCGTTGTGCTGTTCATTTATGCGAGTACGCACAAGGACGTGCGCGTACTGTTCAGCCCGGAGACTGCTTCTCGGGCCGAGGCTGTTGGTACGCTGGACCCGTTGATCGGCCTCATTGGCGGGATTTCCAGTCAGGCGGATCAATACGCCTCCCGGAACACGGTGCATGTTGGCGGACGCGAAGTCGTGTTCAAATCCCGTGCGGATGGTGTCACCGTGGTTCAGGACAGGGAGGGAAGGACACGCATCACCCTGCGGGGAGGCCTTTTTTTTCAGGCTGGTGAGGCTGGATTGAATGCCAGTGCCGGGCAGTATCTCGGAGAGATAGCGGGGTTGCTGCGCGTCAGTGCCGGGCGGGTTCATGTGATCGGGTATTCCTCGGCCAATGAGGCGGACGGGGTGCAGAGTTTTGCTCTGTCCGGGGATCGGGCCAGAAGCGTGGCCGAATATTTCATCAGGGAAAGCCATATCGATCCGAAGCGGGTCATTCTGTCCGGCAGGGGCATGTACGCCCCGGAACTGCCGGATTCCTCGGTCGCCAATCAGGAACGGAATCGGCGGGTCGAGATCGTGCTGTTCAATGAATCGTGA